From the genome of Solibacillus sp. FSL H8-0538:
CTAATTGTGCATTTACATCATTCGTATTATTGCTATGTTCTCGTAGCTTAGTGACTTCTGCCATACCTGATTGTGCTTGTTCCCCAGTTGCTTTTACTTGTACCATCATATCTTTAGATAGAAGAGAAAGCTCGTCAATCCGGTCGCCTAATAGTGATAGGTGCATATTCGATTGCTCAATTTCCTCGGCTTGACTTAGCGCACCCTTGGCAATTTCGTCAATTGCCGTTGAAATTTCTGCACTACTTTGTGACATTTCTTCCATTACGCGGTTCATTGTTTCGGCCTGTGCGTCTACCTGGGTAGAGGAAGCACTGACATCTGAGACAACCTCATGCATCTGGCTACGCATCGCATTATAGGCTAAGCCAACTGCACCAATTTCATCATTTTGTAATTTATTCGCATCCACCGAAATCGTTAAGGCTCCTTGCGCTGCCTGCTGTAATGCATGCTGTACATTTTTCAGCGGCTTTAAATTACGGTAAATAGAGAAATAGGTAACCGCTGCTAGTATTAAGCCAATTAAAATACTAGCGGATAAAGACATTTTTAAAATTGTAAAAAACGTTGTTAATATTGTTGATTTCGGTAAGAGTGTTTCAATAATCCAGTTGTCTTCACTAGTACCTAATTGAATCGGTAGGAACACAGAGTACGCATCTTCATCAAACGTTGTGGAATGTGCATAGGAGGACCAAGATTCACCACGTTGAATTGTTTCATTAATGCCGTCCCAGTCTGTTGTAATTTCCGTAATACTTTTCATAATATTATTTGCATCGTGGCTATCCGAAACGATAGACCCCCCAGATGAAATAACACGCTGAATGGCTGTTTCTGGAGTGTTTTCATGAACAATTGGATCTAAAAAATCGAGTGAAAAATCAGCAATACTCACGCCGATAAACAAATTGTCTACTATAATCGGCATCGCTACTGATACCATGGAAATTGTGTGGCCATTTAGCTCATAATCATACGGCTCTATTATATACGTTTGGCCTTTCGCTTTAGGCTCTAAATACCATTCGCCAGCTGCGGCATCTTCGATAAAGTCAGCGTGGATGTCAACGTTTACACGATTTATATAAGTGGCATACATTAAATCTTCTCCAATATATTGCCTGTCTGCTTCGGTTACAGAGGAGAAATTGCGACTATCTAAAATAACCGCGTAGCCTAAAATCTCTTCATTTGATTCCAGTGCCTGCGTTTTATAATCCAAAATCGTTGCGCCCTTTAATTGGTTTTGTTTATATAAGGAAGCAAGAAGGTCTCGATCTGCCTGTAACGAACTGATTGTCTCATTGAACTTTTCTTGAATGAGTAGAGCACTGTTTTTTGATAAAGCCTCAACGTATTGCTGCTGATCTTTTTTGCTAATGTCATACACGTACTGATTAGTGATGATGTTAAATAGAGTGAATAATACCAAAAACACACCAATTGTTATTAAAGATAAACGTAAAACTAAACTTCGTTGCTTTTTCATATAGAGCACCACCTATTCTGTATTGAAAGTTAATGTAATAGATATTTCAAAATGTCTATTTAAAAAGAATAATATGTAAAAAATATAGCATTTTAGTCCGAAAATGTAAATAATACGAAAATTCATAGATGATAAGTGTTGTCTAAAATCTACTTGCAAAAACCACATCTTATATGTATAATGAAGTTTAGGTGCCAAAACCTTCGTAGAGCTTCGGCTTTACAACAAAAGCTTCCGCTAACAGCACGGATTCGCTGGGAAGCTTTTGCAGCGAGCAGGGAGATGAGCCCCTGCTCTTTTTTATGGTTATGTTTAATAACCGTGTTGATATTGTGGAATTAAACTTCAGTAGTGAAAACATATTACAATCGTGCCTAGTACGCTTGGATTAGCTAGTTACACAACAGGAGCCTTTAATAGACCCTTTTTTAAAGAGAAGTTAAACAAGTTCGTTCAATTACATATAATTTATAAACGAAATCCCCAAGCTGCGACAAATGGCTCGGGGATTTTTTATATGGAAAGACACAACTCGCCCTAATTTGGGCGAGTTGTGTTTTTCTAATTATTCTAACGAAAACTCTAATTCTTTCGGTGGCTCACCTTTTTTATTCATGAGGCGCATGCGAATTGGTTCAATTTTTAAAATGACCATCTGCTCTCTTTCTTTGAAAACTAGGCTAGCGAAGAAATCCATTAATTTTAGTTTCAATGCCGCATCATCAAATTCAGTTACTTTGCCTTCAATTTCAACAAAAGCATCACCAAAGCCTTCATTTTCATAGCCATATAAAATATGTGTATATGGATTTGCTAATAATTCGTCCACCTTATCAGAGTTTTTATCTGTTACGGTATACAGCACGAAATCTTTATTTTTGAATGTCATATACCGGCTAAACGGCTTCCCATTACTCACTGTCGCCATTGTTCCAATATGGGAGTTATTGAGGACTTCTAAAATTTCTTTTTTTACCGATTCCATTTCGATCATCCTTTCGATGTAACATGCGTTTATCTATTTCCTAACAGATGAA
Proteins encoded in this window:
- a CDS encoding methyl-accepting chemotaxis protein; translated protein: MKKQRSLVLRLSLITIGVFLVLFTLFNIITNQYVYDISKKDQQQYVEALSKNSALLIQEKFNETISSLQADRDLLASLYKQNQLKGATILDYKTQALESNEEILGYAVILDSRNFSSVTEADRQYIGEDLMYATYINRVNVDIHADFIEDAAAGEWYLEPKAKGQTYIIEPYDYELNGHTISMVSVAMPIIVDNLFIGVSIADFSLDFLDPIVHENTPETAIQRVISSGGSIVSDSHDANNIMKSITEITTDWDGINETIQRGESWSSYAHSTTFDEDAYSVFLPIQLGTSEDNWIIETLLPKSTILTTFFTILKMSLSASILIGLILAAVTYFSIYRNLKPLKNVQHALQQAAQGALTISVDANKLQNDEIGAVGLAYNAMRSQMHEVVSDVSASSTQVDAQAETMNRVMEEMSQSSAEISTAIDEIAKGALSQAEEIEQSNMHLSLLGDRIDELSLLSKDMMVQVKATGEQAQSGMAEVTKLREHSNNTNDVNAQLEQQMKNLAQKIANIDQVMSSIQGITAQTNLLALNASIEAARAGEHGKGFAVVADEVRKLAEQSHRETETVQHTVTSILQEAEQTAVIVQKNSLLLALQNDSVTSTESAFHEQSLQAKLIQQQLSGLMDKLVIMLEQKESVMTGMQTVAAISEQSAASAEEVTASADEQVQEMHKIVKMMHELKDVATQLNAAASRFKL
- a CDS encoding pyridoxamine 5'-phosphate oxidase family protein, which codes for MESVKKEILEVLNNSHIGTMATVSNGKPFSRYMTFKNKDFVLYTVTDKNSDKVDELLANPYTHILYGYENEGFGDAFVEIEGKVTEFDDAALKLKLMDFFASLVFKEREQMVILKIEPIRMRLMNKKGEPPKELEFSLE